Genomic segment of Sebastes umbrosus isolate fSebUmb1 chromosome 19, fSebUmb1.pri, whole genome shotgun sequence:
CTACAATCTTCTCTCAAACATAATTCATGAACGGATCCTCAGATAGTACAGTGACACAGTAGAGGTGCTGTGACCTGCCCCCTTCCCCGCCTACTGAGCGGTCCACATCAGCACTGTCAGACCTCGGCAGCCTATCAGCGTCCACCAACTCCCACTATGACTGCTATGTGGGACATGAATGGACGACCTGGGAGCCAATGCGAACAAGCCCGAGGTCCCTGCAACAGTCTAGAAATAGACCATTTTATGGAGTAATATGCAAGCAACATGTTAGCTCAGGACCCCTTAGTGAAGGGAGAGTGAGAGTTTGTTACAAAGAAAGATATTTCACGTTCCCTTTTCCAAATGTTTTACAACACACAGCACTTGTGTTACGAGTGTATAAATCAATCAGTTGTAATTAGATTAGGGAACAGATGTACAGTTTTTGTCATGAGGCTTGAGTTCAGTCAACACAGCtgccataaacacacacacacttcggGACATGGTGTAACCTGACAGTACTCCTCCAAGGAGAACATTAAAAGCCTGGCATGTCCTGTAAAAACACAAGGCCATGAATTCAACACACAACACTACAGCACACATGCCTCTTACGAGCAAGTAACTTTTCATAAGGACAGAAGACACAAAACCCAAATATCTGGGGCTTTTTTCCACAGTCGACACAGGGACATGGTGTCACAGGCAATCTGAAATCTGATCTTGACATCAGTTCACCTCTTATGAATTAGTGCATTACCTGTAGTCAAACCAATACAACAAGAACCCTCACAAagacacagattataactacAGAAAATGCAGCAGTAGCATGCATAATCCATGTTCATGGTCAGTTTTAGGTGAGTTGTGTGATGGGGGCAGCTCTGTCAAGGCCACAAAGCAGATGCTAAGTTTAGGAAAACCTGATGCTTCTCCAACTTAGACATACTATGCAACCCTAAACCACTAGTAATGctcttaaaaacacaatatgacAAACAAGTGTTAGCCAACAACTTGGCTTTAAGCTGAGGGATTTCACaactgctggctggctggctgagaTACTACTGTTAATAAACCAGGTGGATACACAGACAAGCTCACTAGCTGGCATTATAATGCAGCAATCCATATTTATACCTGTTGGCTTGGTTGGTTTTCTCCAAACAGATGTCAGTTTCGTTTTGTGGGTGTGAATTAATAATGCTAGCTAATCCATCTGGACACACATGACAGCACCAAACACTCCTAATGCCAATTAAGACACGAGTAAATCTGCTGCAGCTGTTGATAACAGGTCATGGTAAAGTATCAGCTAGCTATGGTGGACTTGTAATAGTCACAATGTTAGAGGAAACACTTCATTCTCAGACTAACTAgttagctagcatgctaacagcagctagcttCATTCTCACACAAACTAgtcagctagcagctagcatgctaacagcgGCTAGCTTCcatcacacacaaactacttagctagcagctagcatgctaacagcagctagcgtCATTCTCACACAAACTAgtcagctagcagctagcatgctaacagcagctagccTGCTACCAGCCGTGCTATAAACATATTGAAGTGTACCTGGTCCGCCACGTCTTCCGCCGTGTTCATGAGATCCTCCTGCCCCATGTTGGTGTACTATGAAAGCTGTTGTAATAAGTGAGGCTGAAGCGCAACACAGTGAGTGATgtgttggttgtaatctccggCTGCTCTCGGTCTGCTCCTCCTCCCGGTTAAACCTTATTTACTTGAAGATGTCCTGATCAGAAAGGCCGCCTCCGCCCCACAATGCCCCGCGGTTTGACAAGCGAGAGAAGGAGCCCCCCTATATGGTACTGCTGCAACCGCTGGATGCCACGTATACTGATCCGGCCAGGGTTCTTCACACAGCTCACGAGCGGTGTTAGAGGCTTTTTACACAAGAAATAAGCACATTAATATACCCCCTAACTCACCTGAATTCATTTCCTACCAtaatctgtaaaatatgatCATGCACAACCATGAAAACGCTGCATACTCTTATGTAGGCTACCCAGTGCAGCTTTTATACATGGTTACACTTTTTTTGACAGATGTGCATTCCTCTAATTGTCtcttaaaatgtatattatttggTCTATTAATCCGTAATATAAAGAACATGACGAAGACAACACTATACTATCATATACTATTCACTATACTCTAAAAcagatatattttacatatctTTGATATATTTGAAGTACTTGTGTTGTAAcactctttttttctatttctatttatgattcttgacttttttaaatacttttattgCAAACTACTGAATAATGAATTATACATACTAATGAATTATACATCCACAAAATGTCAATATATATTCACAATTTTTCTTTCACACATTAACACTCACACCCATACttacaaatacatacatgcaacaaaaaatgaaaaaaaaacaacagaaaaaggaaaacagcaCAAAAAAGCAATGTATGTGTTCTCCTCCTCCAAGATGTGCATATTGCGTACGTCTATCGATTATGTTTGTTTGCCCAAGATCAGCCTCTGCTCATTAATAAATCATTCTGTTAATCTGAGTGCAAGTAATTTCATGACTTAATTTCCGGCCTCATATTTCATCCACTTGAAACATCACCTTTTGCACTTTGGCAGATACATGCTACCTGTGGAGCaagtttttactttgttttaataagtaaatgcaacatacacaatgtttttttgaatCCATTTTTAGACAAGACTACTCAGGTAGTTTCTTACATAGCTCCTATTTGCAACATCAGTACTGATTATTTATACTATCACAACAACTACACTAACGTTTctctataaaatataaaaaaaatcaaaaaagagaTTAAGAGGTCATTCTGTATATGATGCTCTGCCCCTCCAGATTACTCATTAGAGCcccaacaattaatcgattagttatcaactattcatttatttgtaattttttaatataatatcatttatttatgtattaatcgccaactattttgataatccattcatcagtttgagtaattttttaagaaataaaagtcaacattttctgattccaactacttaaatgtgaatattttctggtttctttactcctctatgacagtaaattgaaaatctttgagttgtggacaaaacaagacattataGGACGTCatattgggctttgggaaacactgatccacattattcaacattttataatcCAACAACTAATGAATTCACTTAAAACATTGCTTTTTGTACTTTGACTCTTCATTTCTAACTCTATTTTATCTGTGCAATTTCCTACACcaaatcattgttttatatCTCATCCACTCTTATAGAGTCAGAGatgaagagacagaatataagtTATTCTCTCCATTTCTGAGATTTCCTGTATTGTTTCCTTCCATCTTTGAATTTAAGGACTTAAGGATTTTAACCAGTTCCTTGTAATTTGCTTCATGGCTGCAGCTCTAAGTATTCTATATAAACACCTGTCTGTTCCCTGCGTTACCTCAGGTGGGGATTCTTGATGTTTTGAAtacttgttcttttttttttttgtcgtatGCACCAAGATACTGACATCCTTATTATGCATGTGAAAACCTACCTcacaataaacctgattctgatccTGAAGTGCATTCAaatgatatatatcatgattAAATCTGAATTTGAATGCACTTTATTGAGTTGTAAATGAAATAACTGAAtgcacaaatgaatgaatgaaaaaagtcTTTTTTCTAGGAGCTGTATTACTCAACTTACTGtgagctatttatttgtttattctatGTACTGgtcaaacagacaaacaaggtctaacaaacaaacaaacaaacaaagaagcTTCAACATTACACAGCCTTCAGCCTGCAAAATTACAACAGGACAATTTACCTACTGTGTTGAACAACTTAATCCTCACACTTTTCTACAACCAGACAAACAAAATACTTCAACTGCCCAAAAACAACAGTGTGCATTCACAGATGagtaaaggaaaaaacaacattaagtgTCTTGGGAAGGTATTGGGGCAGGGTTATTTCTCTGAAACTCTACTGGATGCATGAACAAAAAGATAATTCTTCATTTGGggttttgatgatgatgatgatggagagcTCTGTCTAACATGTCTGTCCATAATTTCCCATACTGTAAGTGTTCAGTTGAAGTCATGTAAATGTGAAGGCCACAACATATGATTCAAATCATTTTCATCAAACCACTCAGTGACCCCTCGTGCCCTGTGGATGAGTGCAACATCATCATCCTGGTAGAGAGACAACTCCTTCTTTTGTCACCCATCTACAAAGGTCAATTACTTAATTAACATTAATGCTAAAAATGGATTAAACTTTTGCCTTCAACTAACTGTTGACTGAGCTGATGTTGGTGAGAGGATGATGAACATGAGAGAGCAGAGCTATGTGAAGGGAAATGGGATGGAGGTGTAAAAGCGGCCACATGTCGAGACCAAAGACTCGGACAAAGTCTTTAAACTTGTGCACGCTCCCTGTAAGCCAAGCAGGAAAAAATGTGGTATTTTCACGAGCAGTGGTTCAGTGTACACCGTgccagctgatgttatttaaatgtgtaaaatattttGCACAATAAGCATGACTCACCCTCAACATTTACACAGAGGCAAAGGGAAGAAGAAACAGACGATGCCAATGGCTCAGAGGTTGCACAAGATATTTCAGAAGTGTAACTTACACATTAAATTAGAACAATAAGTCAGCGATAATGTGTTGCAGTGACTGTTTGGGGCCCCAGGGTCATGATTGTCCTCgacttgatgttttttttttgcagacaaaATCTGTCCATCCTGGGTGAAAATGTTTACTAAAGCACTGGAAGAGCTGTTATCTGCAGCATAAAAGCTTCTTGACAGTCTGCGATGTAATTGCTGATCTAGCTGTCAAAACTGTTTGTCAGCTAGATCAGCAATTACCTGCTACTGCGAAGTCAGGTTGTTGCTTTTCTATGCTGTACCTTCAGCTACTTATGTCGTCCTCTTGTGTGAGAAATGTCTACACTCCCCCAGTAATTATGTTTAAAATACTAAgcaaatagataataaaaagtAGATGCATGTCAGGCtacaatgtttttcttctcagaAAATTGTCAATTTATATAATGCTGTTTATGAATAGCACTTTTCTGTCAAATGATTTTAGGTTCAAGTCCTGCAATAGTTGCAGTCTGTAAAGTCTCTCCTCCTTTTCATCCATTATATGGgcaataatgataaaaaaaaaaacgagacaTGGACAATGTTTGCAAATCCAAATTGTATTTCATTATAGCACACTTGGTTGCAAACCAGACAATACAACTCATCCAGTCAACATGATGTGTTTACTGCCACTAACACATTTTCCTTGTTGCGTAAACCCGCCTCTTTGTAACTGTGCAACATCACAACCCGGAAAAAACAGACAACCGTTCATATgcagaaaatatgaaaactCGAATGGATGTTCACCTATACAAAAGGTCAGGCTGACTCAGACATAGGAATACTACTCCAAACTGGAAGTGTGGTGCTGCTCCCCGACCAAATCTCCAGGTATAAAAATAAGTATATGGTTTTGCTTTTTACTTTCCATTTGGCACTTTTCCAGGTTTCTTACGCCCCGATTTCCAGTGGTTATTTCTGAATTTCTTCTGTAAACCACCGCCCTGTACCTGAAAGACATAAATATGACAGCATGACCAAAATTTCATTAGTGCCAGCTATTAAAGTGGGGGTAGGCaggatatttttggcatcattgggcaaaaattccataataacctttcagcatattgtaattcaagtgttctgagagaaaactaaccttctgctcctcatcatggctctgttttccgcctttaaaaaatatagcccatgacgggagactttggccaatcagaggtcatttaagagagtgttcctattgagcactcctattggctgtgctccggctagTGGCCCgcgcttggtattttctcaactgatctcaacatggctgccgggtcacaaactttctcattttacagctaaacagtacactacaaaatgtttctgaaaacatttgaggcaagaaataggcattacagtaacagaatattgattcatatttgatcagcgctgcctagtttgactgtttggtcggagttcgcgagtgattgacagctgctcagagacggcaggctccagctcagctctgattggttgttttcctccggtctgtgaaatcttgcagatgccattaggagcaccggaggacacagaggcacatgatttttttcagattacctgtctcgtgcactactgtcaggatacagtgaccgttttataaaaataactttttttaatcatatttgctccatttctgcccactgcagctttaacaccgATTgacgtccacacacacacacacaattagaaGGGATTTCAGGTTTCTACAGACCTTCTTGCGTTTCTGCAGCACCTGCTTATCCACCtccatttcctcctcttcctcctcttcatctgtcTGGAAGTCGTCTTCCACCTCTTTCGCGGCCCCCTTCGTACTTTCCTCTGCCTCTTTATTAATAGTGAACATCGAGGCTGTGGGAAATACGACAGTGTTACAGCAAAGTAAAACTGCTATCCTACGAGCCACTCTTCTGATAGACAGTAAATCCACTAGGTTTTGTCTGGAGTGTAATCCTTCAGACCTCCATGACACACAGTTAAGACATAACCATAATAAAAAGTGGACAAAGAGgtctacagtgtgtgtgcacttggGATACTGACAAGGGTAGAGGTCACTCATGCTGTCCTCTGAGTCACTGTGGTCGTCGTCGCTGGATGAAGGTTCGCACGAGTTGTTGACGTGTTTTGAGGGCCTCCCCCGAGTGACCTCCTCTCCGTTGTCTTTGGGCCTTTTCTGTTTGAGTCTGGCTGGAAGGAATTCAATCCCTTGCTTCACACACTCTTCATCTAGAGCAGGAACGAGAGAGTCACGTCAGTAAGGTGCATTACATATTGATactaccagaggtgggaccgagtcattgttttgcaaatcccaagtaagtctcaagtctttgcacacAAGTCCCAAGTCATAACTCTGAAGAGAAGCCGTGATGCGcccttcaccaaatgtaatgccatttgcgTCTCTGATCTGTAATTTTCTACGTTTTGTATACTGcaattattttgtgttgatcGCCGCATAGTTTTTGTACACAGACAAAATTATCTTTGGTATTATTTTTTCCAACTGGTGCTCACTATCATatcgttagttcttcatggttctctcctgcaacttgattggatgctgtcagattggttcaaacaaagttgAAACTTGAGTTCACACCTCTGGATAGATAGGTCATTGTAATTGTTTCCAATCTGGGCGGTGTCCTTTCCAAATTGTAAAAAGATGTGACCTCCCAGATTCAATTCTGAATGTGTCACTGCTGGGCAAACATTACAGCTCCGTGAAGAATGGCGTGATAAAAGTAAGCTGTTTTTAAGGACCAAGGTACACTGATAAGAACTaaagcaatactacagtgtaaattTGAAATAGATGTTGAAATCCATCAGTTTGAAATCAAAACTTTATGTGAATATTGCAACTAGATAACTGCTTGGATGATGTAGAGATGGCAGTGTTATTGTATTTGGTAatctgaatcagaatcagaaatactttattgatctctgGGGTTGCGTTACAGCTGCTCTTGTATGAACAacaagaaatgtaagaaaatagaaataaaggagtatgcaacatgtaaatgatgtacataatgctacaatataaacaaaatgtatgtaaagaAGAAAgctaaaagttggaaaaaataagaaaacaaggaggagcaacTACAACAGGCTGCATGCACGGTCAACACGTGCActaccttttaaaaaaataatgaaaaatagatatttttaaaatgattctggtGTTTCTAATTTACTGCATTCAACAAAATCCCaaaatatgtttgaaaatgtttagAACGATTCAATTCAGCAGAAAAGTGATACCacggaaatacatttttataagcAGATAATACTCCTGATAGCTTTGATTTCCTTCCTCACACTAAAAGTCTTGGGTTGTATAACATCCCCACTGTTCAAAAGACATACTATAGCCACTGGgtatgtaataaaaacaaagtgcCATGCATGTAGATAAGAAATGCACTGACATCTGGAGAGGGCCTTCGTGAAGCGTTTCCCATTAACATGTTTTAGGACATGATGTGGCTGCCGGTTGAGGTGTCTGAGGGTCAGCTTACAGAAGAGCTGCTTGCTGGAAAACAGACAGGAGGCatcagagaagaaaaaaaagcattacaCAAGTGCAGATTAGCTTTCCTACATTCAGCCCATTTCTTTAACAATTATTGCCACTGATACAAGTAAGATGAGGAAGGTGTTTCTCTTGCAAAATGATCTTCTTACGGTTGTTTTGTGCTTGGAACAATGTGTGGTTCATACTGCTTGTAGTTGAACTCTGCTGCAGCACTCAGCTTCTCATATTTCTTCCCTTTAGTGAAATTCTGCAGCTCTGTCACGTTGCATGGGAACTCATGGCCATTCAGAGTGCATTTGATCTGCAAAAACAACAGAATGAGGTCACATAATGGTGGTTTTACCAGTGTAATTTAGCTTGATGCAGCTATAAACATGATGATCATGTACAGGTTTTTCAGTTAACACATGTGGCCATCACAACACTTCACAGTACATGTGATGAATTAGCAACACAGCTAGCATCACATGGTACaacagtgtgtttcagtgtaaTGTGATGTGATTAGCTCGCAAACCTTTTTGCCATCTGTAAGCTGAAGGAACGGGTGGTTGAGGAGGAAGGCTTTGAGGTCCGCAGGTAATTCATCCATCGCTTCAAAACACTCCAAAACAAGATCTTTCAATGTGTTTATCACGTCACCCTCTTTGACAGGAAATGATCACACGTGGGTCGAAGGCGCAGACTGCGTTGTATGATGTGATGGCGCCATCCATTGATCACATAGAGGAAAATCAGCTTagagcaggggtctgcaacatttttgagaataaagtcataatattatgagaataaagtcgcaatattatgagaataaagtcgcaatattatgagaataaagtcgcaatattatgagaataaagtcataatattatgagaataaagtcgtaatattatgagaataaagtcataatattatgagaataaagtcgcatattatgagaataaagtcgcaatattatgagaatgaagtcttaatattatgagaataaagtcgtaatattatgagaaaaaaagtcgtattattatgagaatatctcataatattataaagtagtaattttacgtgttattttcttacaaagtcgtaatattatgagaatgaagtcataatattatgagaattaagtcataatattatgagaataaagtcgtaatattatgagaataaagtcataatattatgagaataaagtcgtattattatgagaataaagtcataatattatgagaataaagtcgtattattatgagaataaagtcataatattatgagaataaagtcataatattatgagaataaagtcgtattattatgagaataaagtcataatattatgagaataaagtcataatattatgagaataaagtcgtattattatgagaataaagtcataatattatgagaataaagtcgtattattatgagaataaagtcataatattatgagaataaagtcgtattattatgagaataaagtcataatattatgagaataaagtcataatattataaagtaataattttacgttattttcttatttctcgtaaacttctgacttttttctcgtagtattatgacattattatcataatattacgactttttttctcgttaaattatgactttattctcaaaatctcagattgttttccccctcaatgtggccctaatactccgtagtacatttgctcttaaaatggctcttttgatattaaaggttgctgacccctgacctagacGAAAGGATAAAGCCATTCAGTTATCATCATGGTATTTATCATACACGACCCTTTGATTCAGTCTATTCAAGTAAACCGAATAAAGCTTAAGGTTTTCATAAATATCTGTAGTTATCGTGTCATTAAACATAGTAAGTTCAAgtgtatggaggaccacaaatagtaatagagcatttaattgattaataacttattgtacaataaaaaataggcattaatacatgcgtttacaaattaatttattagtcTATGAATAAATAGACAAAGTGAcaaagtatttcattatttgacattttaatgagcaataaaaagaagaattatgaaaggaatttacaaatgaaatatgaatctatcaataaatagttcaagttaaaaaagtgtatttacaaaaacaccataaaacagtcaatgaGTACATAATTTAACTAATACAAGTGACTATGGAGTCGTTAATACTCGTTAATTGGCTTAAGtgtggtgctaacagtgaagtCAGCTGACTGAACATCTGACAGCTCGGAATCTGAGAACAGGAAAATAAAAGACTGCCCACTCTGTTCGTATTTTTAGAAACCATAAATTAGGTCGACACAGTAAACTGCAGCGACGCGGTAGAAACTTTAAATTAAAAGGCCGAACTTCGCTCGAAAACGGTCATTAGTgacataacacaaaaaaaatgcttttaagaTTTTCTGCGGTGTAGCATTGAAGATATTTTCACTCAACTATTCAACGGGTTatctcatggatgtattaagagatcGGGTTATCTGTACAGAGTGAGTGCTCCTTTTTACTACTATGACAATCTTTGCTGAAAATCTAAAACCCCGCCCACATTTGTCCCATAATTCACCGCTTCAGTAAACAAATACGACAACTGTCAAGCCAGCTAGCTAACTCTGTGTAATAAAGTCATACACGTGGAGATTTAGGTTAAATAATGTCTGGACCAAACGGAGATCCCAACATCTCTATTGATGATGGGATTATCAACGACGAAGATGAATACGAGGACGAAGGTAGTGCTGTAATCACTCATTGTAATCCGTGTTGCAGTACAGTGGAAGTCACAGGATGCTACATTAGTGCATTTCCGCTTTTTACTTGATGTCAGGTGACACTGACTTTGAATCATCTTATTTAATTCAGGGGATTTCTGATTGACATGTTACATCCAAGcaagtttagtttattatttatttatttgactaagctactggagttaccctgcactaaactcacttttaacagtctcttctgcactaaacTCACTTTtaatagtctcttctgcactaaactcacttttaacagtctcttctgcactaaacTCACTTTtaatagtctcttctgcactatattcacttttaatagtctcttctgcactaaactcacttttaacagtctcttctgcactaaactcacttttaacagtctcttctgcactaaactcacttttaacagtctcttctgcactaaactcatttttaacagtctcttctgcactaaacTCACTTTtaatagtctcttctgcactatattcacttttaatagtctcttctgcactaaactcacttttaacagtctcttctgcactaaactcacttttaacagtctcttctgcactatattcacttttaatagtctcttctgcactatattcacttttaatagtctcttctgcactaaactcacttttaacagtctcttctgcactaaactcatttttaacagtctcttctgcactatattcacttttaatagtctcttctgcactaaactcacttttaacagtctcttctgcactatattcacttttaatagtctcttctgcactaaactcacttttaacagtctcttctgcactaaactcacttttaacagtctcttctgcactatattcacttttaatagtctcttctgcactaaactcacttttaacagtctcttctgcactaaactcacttttaacagtctcttctgcactaaacTCACTTTTAATAGTCTCTTCTGTACTAAACTCACTTTtaatagtctcttctgcactaaacTCACTTTTAATAGTCTCTTCTGTACtaaactcacttttaacagtctcttctgcattatattcatttttaacagtctcagtctcttctgcactatactcacttttaacagtctcttctgcactatattcatttttaacagtctcttctgcactatactcacttttaacagtctcagtctcttctgcactatattcacttttaacagtctcttctgcactatattcacttttaacagtctcttctgcactatattcactttttacagTGTCTTCTGCACtaaactcatttttaacagtcttctgcactaaactcacttttaacagtctcttctgcactatattcacttttttaatagtcctgtattaCAGCTcataccctgcactatattcagttttaacagtctcttctgcactatattcactttttttaatagttgtgtatcacagctgttactctgcactatattcacttttaacagtttttctatatatatatatatttttttgtactttgtactactaacttttttactgcctttttactaacatgtttttgcactg
This window contains:
- the surf2 gene encoding surfeit locus protein 2, which codes for MDELPADLKAFLLNHPFLQLTDGKKIKCTLNGHEFPCNVTELQNFTKGKKYEKLSAAAEFNYKQYEPHIVPSTKQPKQLFCKLTLRHLNRQPHHVLKHVNGKRFTKALSRYEECVKQGIEFLPARLKQKRPKDNGEEVTRGRPSKHVNNSCEPSSSDDDHSDSEDSMSDLYPSSMFTINKEAEESTKGAAKEVEDDFQTDEEEEEEEMEVDKQVLQKRKKVQGGGLQKKFRNNHWKSGRKKPGKVPNGK